In Carcharodon carcharias isolate sCarCar2 chromosome 22, sCarCar2.pri, whole genome shotgun sequence, the following are encoded in one genomic region:
- the LOC121293647 gene encoding putative uncharacterized protein DDB_G0294196, translated as MDTYLSRDSYLSRDSYLSRDINLSRESNLCRDIYLSSDSYLSRVWDSYPSRDSYPSRDSYPSRDIYLSRDIYLSRDIYLSTDSYLSTDSYLSSDSYLSCFIYLSGDTTLNGNSCLSRNIYLRRDSYLIKDNCLRRFSYQADTRQLTKCNRYRSRDSNLGRGNYPSRDSDPSRHSDPSRDSYRSTDCYLSSDWYLSSDSDLSRDWDIYLRRDSYLSRDNCLHNVQLPKLIQLPKDGHLPKQRMLTKQRQISNQGQLSKQGQLPKQLKLFQQEQLPKQRKQPKQGQLPKPGQLLKQRQLPKQGQLPKQRKQPKQGQLPKQGQLLKQRQLPKL; from the exons ATGGACACCTACctcagcagagacagctacctcagcagagacagctacctcaGCAGAGACATCAATTTAAGCAGAGAAAGCAACCTATGCAGAGACATTTACCTAAGCAGTGACAGTTACCTAAGCCGCGTCTG GGACAGTTACCCAAGCAGAGACAGTTACCCAAGCAGAGACAGTTACCCAAGCAGAGACATCTACTTAAGCAGGGACATCTACCTAAGCAGGGACATCTACCTAAGCACGGACAGCTACCTAAGCAcggacagctacctaagcagtgACAGCTACCTAAGCTGCTTCATCTACCTAAGTGGAGACACTACCCTAAACGGGAACAGCTGTCTAAGCAGGAACATTTACCTAAGAAGGGACAGCTACCTAATCAAGGACAATTGCTTGCGCAGGTTCAGCTACCAAGCTGATACA AGACAGTTAACTAAGTGCAACAGATACCGAAGCAGAGACAGCAACCTCGGCAGAGGCAActacccaagcagagacagcGACCCAAGCAGACACAGCGacccaagcagagacagctaccgaAGCACAGACTGTTACCTAAGCAGTGACTGGTACCTAAGCAGTGACAGTGACCTAAGCCGCGACTG GGACATTTACCTAAGAAgggacagctacctaagcagggACAActgcttgcacaatgttcaactaCCTAAGCTGATACAGTTACCTAAGGATGGACATCTACCTAAGCAGAGAATGTTAACTAAGCAGCGACAGATATCTAATCAAGGACAGCTATCTAAGCAGGGACAGCTACCAAAGCAGTTAAAGTTATTTCAGCAGGAACAGTTACCTAAGCAGAGAAAGCAACCTAAGCAGGGACAGTTACCTAAGCCGGGACAGTTActcaagcagagacagctacctaagcagggacagctacctaagcagagaaAGCAACCTAAGCAGGGACAGTTACCTAAGCAGGGACAGTTACTCAAGCAGAGACAGTTACCTAAGTTGTGA